One Plasmodium vivax chromosome 13, whole genome shotgun sequence genomic region harbors:
- a CDS encoding hypothetical protein, conserved (encoded by transcript PVX_084375A), giving the protein MKEAQKPIVEVNAIKGYYKKTFTNELLLSLQKEINVEDLLYSYNYYSNLLTEDDKFDNEEVGSEYLKSEDELEELPPSGGDKKYKVRKEDSDEDMINYYDPTVSEELYEEKIEQTFEYLDNFLKAFYVPNDMNKSGEMDIINDVVKNLVIEKINDDEYKILDMQCEKSQIYEITLIIIAYIIRNIFSLSLGRKIIFSNEKMTSLLLRALYKQNIYIQIFTLKNLKKYMMEDGESLQDIHLKMIKICIFSKSLCSFNRSNELVQLLVKENKHVSEIFDLYFLKKLKKSLEHSDNVQRLRLLDLISECANVNSQQICDIFRTKKKKKNTTQESDEQDGGTSDQGEKEETHTGGDVSPATTNTDDVAINLENFTYDSEYEEGECTYDDISFVGKNLVEEEMKKHNVQLSQICKMIKINVYKYLHMIYQKEDLLLKINVLEIFSKFVQNEYYSDSTVQNCYFLHTVLKDLHNADDEVLPLSILNSLICYAKISSPLLHFIINTHDNILMKTIICYLTNDSTHGGSNSNVEKLIVGIKSFGYFFSLKESSQALVSLNPNAHLTVINNISTHSHTNVLKHAINIWVKILPAECMGAEWNKQLIHDVLFQKVITILKEIDDEEVLINTYQVLKVMVPYSIADFIIQEQWLIRTLQSSFGNNSYELKMSRYNFFKELYELNKITITNDAFADNFISNFLEKVPKRY; this is encoded by the coding sequence atgaaggaggcACAGAAACCCATCGTAGAGGTGAACGCCATCAAGGGCTACTACAAAAAGACATTCACCAACGAGCTGCTGCTTTCActgcaaaaggaaataaacGTAGAAGACCTGCTGTACTCATACAACTACTATTCCAATTTGCTGACGGAGGATGACAAATTTGACAATGAAGAGGTGGGGAGTGAATACCTGAAGAGTGAAGACGAACTGGAGGAGTTACCGCCCAGCGGGGGGGACAAGAAATATAAAGTAAGGAAAGAAGATTCGGACGAAGATATGATCAATTACTATGACCCAACTGTAAGTGAAGAATtgtatgaagaaaaaatcgaaCAAACATTCGAATAtttggataattttttaaaagcattttATGTTCCAAATgatatgaacaagtcaggcgAAATGGACATAATAAATGACGTAGTGAAAAATTTAGtaatcgaaaaaataaatgatgatgagtataaaattttggatATGCAGTGTGAAAAATCCCAGATATATGAAATTACGTTAATCATCATTGCGTACATTATTAGGAACATTTTCAGCTTAAGTTTGGgaaggaaaattatattttccaacgaaaaaatgaccaGTCTGTTGTTAAGAGCGTTGTATaagcaaaatatatatatacaaatattcactttgaaaaatttaaaaaaatatatgatggAAGATGGAGAAAGTTTGCAAGATATCcacttaaaaatgattaaaatcTGCATCTTCAGTAAATCTCTCTGCTCATTCAATCGCTCCAACGAACTGGTACAACTTTTggtgaaagaaaataaacaCGTGAGTGAAATTTTcgatttgtattttttaaaaaaacttaaaaagtCATTGGAACATTCGGACAATGTGCAACGTCTGCGATTGCTTGATCTCATTTCAGAGTGTGCAAATGTAAACAGCCAACAAATTTGCGACATTTTTcgaacgaagaagaaaaaaaaaaatacgactCAGGAGAGTGACGAACAAGACGGCGGTACGTCTGAccagggggaaaaggaagaaacacACACGGGTGGGGATGTATCGCCCGCCACGACCAACACAGATGATGTCGCCATCAATTTGGAAAACTTCACCTACGATAGCGAGTACGAAGAAGGGGAATGCACCTATGATGACATCTCCTTTGTAGGAAAAAACTTAGTagaggaagaaatgaaaaagcacAATGTACAGTTAAgtcaaatttgcaaaatgataaaaattaatgtatacaaatatttacatatgaTATACCAGAAGGAAGATTTACTgttgaaaataaatgtgctggaaattttctccaaatttGTGCAAAACGAGTACTATAGTGACAGCACGGTGCAAAACTGCTATTTTCTGCACACCGTCTTGAAGGATCTCCACAATGCCGACGACGAAGTCCTCCCCCTGAGTATTCTCAACTCGCTCATTTGCTACGCCAAAATAAGTTcgcctcttcttcattttataatCAACACACATGATAATATTCTCATGAAGACGATCATTTGCTATTTGACGAACGATTCCACCCACGGCGGCAGTAACTCCAACGTGGAAAAGCTAATTGTTGGCATCAAATcctttggctattttttttcactcaaGGAGTCTAGTCAAGCTCTTGTAAGTCTGAACCCCAATGCACACCTTACCGTAATTAATAACATAAGCACACACTCTCACACGAATGTTTTAAAGCACGCAATAAACATTtgggtaaaaattttaccagCGGAATGCATGGGTGCCGAATGGAACAAACAACTCATTCACGATGTGCTCTTCCAAAAGGTTATCACAATATTGAAAGAAATTGATGACGAAGAGGTTCTGATAAATACGTATCAAGTGCTCAAGGTAATGGTCCCCTACAGCATTGCAGATTTTATTATACAGGAACAGTGGCTCATTAGGACTCTCCAGAGCAGCTTTGGAAACAACAGCTACGAGCTCAAGATGAGTAGgtacaacttttttaaagaacTCTACGAACTTAACAAAATTACCATAACGAATGATGCCTTCGCGGATAACTTCATCAGCAACTTCTTGGAGAAGGTCCCCAAGAGGTATTAG
- a CDS encoding hypothetical protein, conserved (encoded by transcript PVX_084380A): MSLEFCSDEALQIKCSYLIEKYKKKLQKVKQLKRELKASIEKKRKEIYMDRYFLNKEKEHLYSELAKEKEKIEMEHLEKTKELYNSYFADIFLYEQEYYQCIYKVFKNLLLKKEEIDNKERRVLKLQEHAWMTLSDRNVRGEISKRVSKQVSEEASKRVSEEASKRVSEEASKQISEEVNVKENTRLNAHSNEYSNANANAADERTTRRPDGDPINHPQKTEHTQHDKHFDIDHLCDLNINEIYQSIILDQGELAHKFTNEGDEFSKSLMREIQAGITPPPFLGEKDEFGSEQCSSVSRRGESDQGEEGIEKRDTWKEQQFLEPSSHGKGGAHTEELRNPLEMEENSGDEEAIQKNVPPSRGEIGKTDWHAGEGREDDKRYVQDVRCRNGGVEWDDAIEDAHLNAHLGEAKKAPQRGDDEESTISKSGGTEQCEGVEEDGEEGEVGEVAEVEEYGDVDPGGSTHFADQTEEIKCLANEETRKGEEDDPFEYQPNGNAAYTTSEHLDSAVHMLGEEPGGRHRRSAIDVNALSDEAKEGLRNSDLFENREVGNTKKDNAELDQVIENNIDFNISSYFSGSYDDIADCEVLGRVDEGAVALHGDAADGAADEDDDAADDADAAADADAAADAASEPGCNMIQELDSSADPEMGDAQNVEICTVGDPPKQINPNRQFDLELYTNQTDEIKKEEDPSQGNNNPIAPFNEHINSFYNEYEHMRRFNEGNHKIQSSILNTLYSYHNEYSIPIEKMQTFENYVEEIGQLENYERIFSFINGGAEQQARADCDDDPDGTPHVMTKKTVDSKANSNLGLHTVKELINYVSASGKGDETDKGGFKKKKQKQKRRE; this comes from the exons ATGTCTTTGGAGTTCTGTTCGGACGAGGCCCTTCAGATAAAATGCTCCTACCtgatagaaaaatataaaaagaagcTTCAAAAGGTGAAGCAGCTTAAGAGG GAACTCAAAGCGTCGATcgagaaaaagaggaaagagATCTACATGGACAGATACTTTCTCAAT aaagaaaaagagcaCCTGTACAGCGAACTAGccaaagagaaagaaaaaatcgaaatGGAACACCTcgaaaaaacgaaggaaCTGTACAACAGCTACTTTGcagatatatttttgtacgAGCAGGAATACTACCAGTGCATTTATAAggtgtttaaaaatttgctgctcaagaaggaagaaattgaCAACAAGGAAAGGCGCGTTCTGAAGTTGCAA gaACACGCCTGGATGACGCTTTCAGACAGGAACGTAAGAGGAGAGATAAGCAAAAGGGTGAGCAAACAGGTAAGCGAAGAGGCAAGCAAACGGGTAAGCGAAGAGGCAAGCAAACGGGTAAGCGAAGAGGCAAGCAAACAGATAAGCGAAGAGGTTAACGTAAAGGAAAACACACGCTTAAACGCACACTCAAACGAATACTcaaatgcaaatgcaaacGCGGCGGACGAAAGAACAACTCGACGCCCCGACGGGGACCCGATCAACCACCCGCAAAAAACGGAGCACACCCAACACGACAAACATTTCGACATAGACCATTTATGCGATTTGAACATTAACGAAATTTACCAAAGCATCATCCTAGACCAAGGAGAACTTGCACACAAATTCACCAACGAAGGTGATGAATTCTCTAAGTCGCTTATGAGGGAGATTCAGGCGGGGATcacccctcccccgtttCTGGGTGAAAAGGACGAATTTGGCAGTGAACAGTGTAGCAGTGTGTCTAGAAGGGGAGAAAGTGaccagggggaggaaggaaTAGAAAAAAGAGACACGTGGAAGGAACAGCAATTTTTGGAACCGAGTTCACACGGAAAAGGGGGTGCCCACACGGAAGAGCTACGTAACCCACtcgaaatggaagaaaattCCGGGGATGAAGAGGCGATCCAGAAAAATGTGCCCCCTTCGCGTGGAGAAATTGGGAAAACGGACTGGCACGCAGGAGAGGGGAGAGAAGATGACAAACGTTATGTGCAAGATGTGCGTTGTAGGAATGGCGGGGTTGAGTGGGACGACGCAATTGAAGATGCCCACTTGAATGCCCACCTaggtgaagcaaaaaaggctCCCCAGCGTGGAGACGACGAAGAGAGCACCATTTCCAAATCGGGCGGAACAGAACAATGCGAGGGGGTGGAAGAAGATGGAGAAGAGGGCGAAGTGGGAGAAGTGgcggaagtggaagaatATGGAGACGTAGATCCCGGCGGGAGCACCCATTTCGCTGACCAAacggaagaaataaaatgcttGGCAAATGAGGAAAcgcgcaaaggggaagaagatgaCCCATTTGAGTACCAACCAAATGGTAATGCAGCATACACAACTAGCGAACATTTGGACTCTGCAGTACATATGCTCGGAGAAGAACCCGGTGGACGGCACCGACGCAGCGCCATCGATGTTAATGCACTGAGCGACGAAGCTAAAGAAGGACTACGAAATAGCGACCTTTTTGAAAACAGAGAGGTGGGAAATACGAAAAAGGATAACGCGGAACTGGACCAAGTGATAGAAAATAACATAGACTTTAACATCTCGAGCTACTTCAGTGGAAGCTATGACGACATCGCTGACTGTGAGGTATTAGGGAGGGTCGACGAGGGGGCGGTTGCACTGCACGGTGATGCCGCCGATGGTGCGGCGGATGAAGATGACGATGCTGCTGACGATGCCGATGCCGCTGCCGATGCCGATGCCGCTGCCGATGCTGCTTCCGAACCGGGGTGTAACATGATCCAAGAGCTCGATTCGAGCGCGGATCCGGAGATGGGGGACGCGCAAAATGTGGAAATCTGCACAGTAGGGGATCCCCCCAAGCAGATAAATCCAAACAGACAATTCGACCTCGAACTATATACCAACCAAACCGAtgagataaaaaaagaggaagaccCCTCCCAAGGAAACAACAACCCAATTGCCCCCTTCAACGAGCACATTAACAGCTTCTACAATGAATATGAGCACATGAGAAGGTTTAATGAAGGCAACCACAAAATCCAGTCATCCATTTTAAATACGCTGTATAGTTACCATAACGAGTATTCCATTCCGATAGAGAAGATGCAAACCTTTGAGAATTACGTGGAGGAAATTGGCCAGCTGGAGAATTACGAGCGTATCTTCAGCTTCATCAACGGAGGGGCTGAGCAGCAGGCTCGCGCGGATTGTGACGACGACCCTGATGGTACCCCTCACGTTATGACGAAAAAAACTGTGGACAGTAAGGCGAACTCCAATTTGGGCCTACACACAGTTAAAGAGCTGATCAATTACGTGAGTGCAAGCGGCAAGGGGGACGAGACTGACAAAGGCGGcttcaaaaagaagaagcagaagcagaagcggaGAGAATGA